Proteins from a genomic interval of Trifolium pratense cultivar HEN17-A07 linkage group LG6, ARS_RC_1.1, whole genome shotgun sequence:
- the LOC123890863 gene encoding histone H2AX-like has translation MSSTGTTKGGRGKPKAAKSVSRSSKAGLQFPVGRIARFLKAGKYAERVGAGAPVYLSAVLEYLAAEVLELAGNAARDNKKNRIVPRHIQLAVRNDEELSKLLGSVTIANGGVLPNINQVLLPKKTGKGKDDIGSASQEF, from the exons ATGAGTTCAACCGGTACAACCAAGGGCGGAAGGGGCAAACCAAAGGCCGCTAAATCAGTTTCCAGGTCATCTAAGGCCGGTCTTCAATTCCCCGTCGGAAGAATCGCTAGATTCCTCAAAGCTGGAAAGTATGCTGAACGTGTCGGTGCCGGTGCTCCGGTCTACCTCTCCGCCGTCCTTGAGTATCTCGCTGCTGag GTTTTGGAATTGGCTGGTAACGCTGCTAGGGATAACAAGAAGAATCGTATTGTTCCAAGACACATTCAACTTGCAGTAAGGAACGATGAAGAACTTAGCAAGCTTTTGGGTTCTGTAACCATCGCTAATGGTGGTGTTTTGCCTAATATTAATCAGGTTTTGCTCCCTAAGAAGACTGGAAAGGGAAAAGACGATATTGGATCTGCTTCTCaagaattttag